The following are from one region of the Candidatus Obscuribacterales bacterium genome:
- the lptB gene encoding LPS export ABC transporter ATP-binding protein, whose amino-acid sequence MSIVVEHIQKTYGGRRVVDNVSFHVNPGEVVGLLGRNGAGKTTSFDMVLGLVKPEKGKISLGSHDLTKLPIHKRAKLGIGYLPQEASNFRKLTCGDNLRLILELRNFNRRQIEDRTRSLLEQFGLLHLIDIQSIQLSGGERRRLEIARCLACEPKFILLDEPFTGVDPISINDIQNLVRRLRDDWGLGVLVTDHNPRATLKICDRSYLIDQGKILVAGTNFEVAASPIARKHYLGEDFSI is encoded by the coding sequence ATGAGCATCGTTGTAGAACATATTCAAAAAACATACGGCGGCAGACGTGTCGTAGACAACGTCAGCTTCCATGTTAATCCAGGCGAAGTTGTAGGACTCCTGGGTCGTAACGGTGCCGGCAAAACGACATCATTCGATATGGTGCTCGGTCTTGTTAAACCGGAAAAAGGCAAGATAAGCCTCGGCAGTCATGATCTAACAAAATTGCCAATTCACAAAAGAGCCAAGCTTGGAATTGGTTACTTGCCTCAAGAAGCATCTAACTTCCGTAAGCTTACTTGCGGCGACAACTTGCGCTTGATTCTGGAATTGAGAAATTTCAATCGTCGCCAGATAGAAGACAGAACTCGCTCGCTACTGGAACAATTTGGATTACTGCACTTGATAGACATTCAGTCTATTCAGCTGTCCGGCGGTGAAAGAAGACGTCTGGAAATTGCTCGCTGTTTGGCATGCGAACCAAAATTCATTCTTCTTGACGAACCATTTACCGGCGTTGACCCAATTTCAATCAACGACATTCAAAATCTTGTGCGTCGCTTAAGAGACGATTGGGGCTTGGGCGTTTTGGTCACAGACCACAACCCACGAGCCACGCTAAAAATATGCGACCGCTCCTATTTAATTGATCAAGGCAAAATTCTGGTTGCCGGCACAAACTTCGAAGTTGCCGCTTCCCCAATTGCCCGCAAACACTATCTCGGTGAGGACTTCTCAATATGA
- a CDS encoding GNAT family N-acetyltransferase: protein MTKPVHKRIEMIRETTLLDVSPSKFEVKDLTPSDGDKLGRLLYIAYKGTIDDEGGSETDAITEATETLGGRYGNVIWSASKIMQDGDKFISATVITNWPKLNPLLAFAATNPDYQRQGLSAQLIQMSLDSLHKLNIPVLHLVVTEGNEHAIRLYKRLGFQEDLACQKA, encoded by the coding sequence TTGACCAAGCCCGTACACAAGCGCATAGAAATGATTCGGGAGACAACTCTTCTGGATGTTAGCCCAAGCAAGTTTGAGGTCAAAGACCTCACGCCTAGTGATGGCGACAAACTGGGACGACTTCTATACATTGCCTACAAAGGGACAATCGATGATGAAGGCGGTTCAGAGACTGACGCCATAACTGAAGCAACAGAGACACTAGGCGGCAGATATGGGAATGTAATTTGGTCGGCATCGAAGATTATGCAAGATGGCGACAAATTCATAAGCGCAACAGTGATTACTAATTGGCCGAAATTGAATCCGCTTTTGGCCTTTGCAGCTACTAATCCGGACTATCAAAGACAGGGATTGTCGGCGCAACTTATTCAAATGAGCCTGGATAGTCTTCACAAACTCAATATTCCAGTTTTGCACTTGGTCGTCACTGAAGGAAATGAGCATGCAATCAGGCTGTACAAAAGACTAGGATTCCAAGAGGATCTTGCTTGTCAGAAAGCATAA
- a CDS encoding amidase → MASVEHKDSAFIKRRVIEPTKEGQLSRLTFAVKDLIDTAGDVTTCGNPDWAATHAPAKDNASCVQKLLDSGAQCVGKTVTDELAFSLIGENYFYGTPLNPKSPKRVPGGSSSGSASAVACNLVDFALGTDTGGSVRVPASNCGLFGLRPSHGIISMDGIMPFAPSLDTVGIFARSMNVLKNVASILLQLEDQEVQLPSKIYVLEEAFDLANDDVQETAMSALTNLCEQLETSFETLSIRSIDAETVNKGLINWLSTYNTIQRAEIWDSLGNWIESTSPKLGPATKINFEHCKDLNRKKLPDCHNKRELYAKNINGILSDNALICIPTTPSPAPLKGTIGTDRDTDTYYPRALSLTSIAGLCRLPQLTVPILEVDDAPVGLSLIAAHSNDSLLLNLPLWG, encoded by the coding sequence ATGGCTTCTGTAGAACACAAAGACAGCGCATTCATAAAACGACGGGTCATAGAACCCACTAAAGAAGGACAACTTTCCAGGTTGACTTTTGCAGTCAAGGATCTGATCGATACCGCAGGAGATGTCACCACCTGCGGCAATCCTGATTGGGCAGCAACGCATGCACCAGCCAAAGACAATGCATCATGCGTACAAAAGCTCTTGGACTCAGGCGCACAGTGCGTCGGCAAAACAGTAACCGACGAGCTTGCCTTTAGTCTCATTGGTGAAAATTATTTCTACGGCACGCCACTCAATCCAAAATCTCCTAAAAGAGTTCCAGGCGGATCATCTTCAGGATCTGCGTCTGCTGTTGCCTGTAATCTCGTTGACTTTGCTCTCGGCACAGACACTGGCGGATCAGTGCGAGTGCCTGCAAGCAATTGCGGGCTTTTCGGGCTTCGCCCGTCACATGGAATCATTTCCATGGATGGCATCATGCCCTTTGCACCGAGTCTTGATACGGTCGGGATATTTGCACGCTCTATGAATGTTTTGAAAAATGTTGCTTCGATTCTTTTGCAATTAGAAGATCAGGAGGTACAACTTCCGTCAAAAATCTATGTTCTTGAAGAAGCGTTTGATTTAGCAAATGACGATGTGCAAGAAACAGCAATGTCAGCGCTGACAAATTTGTGCGAACAGCTGGAAACTTCGTTCGAAACCCTATCCATAAGATCAATTGATGCAGAGACCGTAAACAAAGGGCTCATCAATTGGCTGAGCACTTACAACACAATTCAGAGAGCAGAGATTTGGGATTCGCTCGGCAACTGGATTGAGTCCACTAGCCCCAAACTTGGACCGGCTACGAAAATCAACTTTGAACACTGCAAAGACTTAAATCGCAAGAAGTTGCCCGATTGTCATAACAAACGAGAGCTGTATGCGAAAAACATCAATGGCATACTTTCCGACAACGCACTAATTTGCATTCCGACTACACCAAGCCCTGCTCCACTTAAAGGCACCATCGGTACAGATAGGGACACTGACACATATTACCCTCGTGCACTTTCACTTACATCAATAGCAGGACTTTGTCGCTTGCCCCAATTGACTGTGCCAATTCTGGAAGTCGATGATGCCCCAGTCGGATTGTCGCTAATTGCCGCCCATAGCAATGATAGTCTATTGCTCAACTTACCCTTATGGGGATAA
- the lptC gene encoding LPS export ABC transporter periplasmic protein LptC: MAIINARVIKLIVAIAIPAGMVWGFMSAQKHADKEIAEFHTNQTADPTKQNVEIKGYELKEVDDQNNVRWQLKADLGTRDNNTHMVNLTGITVEYYKDGQVKMKLSAPTGEANEQTNHVKLASSSGHRVVAEGDGGKTHMETSSLELSKNNQFIATDGVNINLPGVAKISGNRAEGNINISELNNFKIIGNTHAEIVVN, translated from the coding sequence ATGGCAATCATCAACGCACGAGTTATCAAGCTTATAGTTGCAATTGCAATTCCAGCCGGTATGGTCTGGGGTTTCATGTCTGCGCAAAAACACGCAGACAAGGAGATCGCAGAATTCCACACTAATCAAACAGCAGATCCAACAAAGCAAAACGTTGAGATCAAGGGTTATGAACTGAAAGAAGTTGATGACCAAAACAACGTTCGTTGGCAATTGAAGGCTGACCTAGGAACTAGAGACAACAACACTCACATGGTTAACCTCACAGGCATAACCGTTGAATACTACAAAGACGGCCAAGTCAAAATGAAATTGTCTGCTCCTACAGGCGAAGCCAACGAACAGACAAATCACGTCAAACTAGCCTCCAGTAGTGGACACCGCGTTGTTGCTGAAGGCGACGGCGGCAAAACCCACATGGAGACAAGCTCACTGGAATTAAGTAAAAACAATCAGTTCATTGCCACAGATGGTGTTAACATCAATCTCCCCGGAGTAGCCAAGATATCCGGCAACCGGGCCGAAGGCAATATCAATATCAGTGAGCTGAACAACTTCAAAATCATCGGCAATACGCACGCGGAGATAGTTGTCAACTGA
- a CDS encoding YfhO family protein, which produces MRKGELPLWNPYCYCGMSQVAIPSPGVFYPLNWLFAVLPFDSAFAMNLALHQLIAGIGNFLLVAGVGWGLGPAWLAGLVAALSAYMFSLEANYTLMASAAWLPLALFFLTKITSCYTRSNMLYVIAASIATGMLVLAGRPEIFQPALMILGLYLIVAIFVDGAKGKSDAFRQLFWRGVALVLGLCIAFPGLLPVIEWKPISPRALGLGLSEIFIWSANWYDMLCLVLPQPLGDFHLQGTRFLSVAAGRATYIPYLASAFVGPIVVTFALWGLFDKSWKWRFVLLAILVGSLIMALGNGTVVAPWLISHLPYLNIFRYPVKLLYFPVWCLAIFAACGFRMAIEKRVSKIAQALSIALWSLLGIAGLTLLAWKNLAVIAGNWAFFVKRGVHVDLLTPAFYLLGRAGVIAAGIGLAIVLVTWLYSRDKLTSRNFIVITLSSLVASLVVHAFVYSRHDAPPDFFYRDSHVADVIRETMQKNSQSFIGRRVLPLYSDPLARPDDPGSEFNAGRGTNRQRTYSFYQFGRQMLLPNTNIDAAIPSSFGYEAAETLDYRRLFIGALRKCRASFNKLMPPPDLSKRTDVPLYRFCQITSTEFVCTQMIRTYKGKKLEIPLLDGRFFSLVHSDEKWNLRVYKVDRPLPNVHFTYKWYVVPTQKLALGLIANAHVSGYNPWVSTLIDQQPGVMCPLPMPDFMVGDLKKNLLVNVFENSAGKLKLSIATPIPGMLLISNHYYPGWKCLIDGKPAVIHRANGVLMAVHVTGGLHTVELRYDPDSLSDGIKMAIVALIVLLLLLRFSLRRV; this is translated from the coding sequence TTGCGCAAAGGCGAATTGCCTTTGTGGAATCCCTACTGCTATTGCGGAATGTCGCAGGTAGCTATTCCTTCACCGGGTGTTTTCTATCCGTTGAATTGGTTGTTTGCTGTCCTGCCTTTTGATTCGGCTTTTGCAATGAACCTTGCTTTGCATCAGCTGATTGCCGGCATTGGCAATTTTCTTTTGGTCGCCGGTGTTGGTTGGGGGCTAGGACCAGCTTGGCTTGCCGGTTTAGTTGCAGCGCTGTCGGCTTACATGTTTTCACTGGAAGCCAATTACACGCTCATGGCGTCGGCTGCCTGGTTGCCTTTGGCGTTGTTTTTCTTGACCAAGATAACCAGCTGCTACACTCGGTCAAACATGCTCTATGTGATTGCTGCAAGTATTGCCACCGGAATGCTTGTGCTTGCCGGGCGACCAGAAATTTTCCAGCCGGCGCTTATGATTCTGGGGTTGTATTTGATAGTGGCAATATTTGTTGACGGAGCAAAAGGCAAAAGTGATGCTTTTCGTCAATTGTTCTGGCGGGGTGTGGCGCTCGTGCTTGGCCTTTGTATTGCCTTTCCCGGACTGCTACCTGTTATTGAATGGAAACCAATTTCTCCTCGTGCGCTTGGACTCGGCTTGTCTGAGATTTTCATTTGGTCTGCCAATTGGTACGACATGCTGTGTCTTGTTTTGCCGCAGCCATTGGGTGACTTTCATTTACAAGGGACAAGATTTCTTTCAGTTGCCGCTGGACGTGCTACATATATTCCTTATCTAGCCTCAGCTTTTGTCGGCCCTATCGTCGTGACATTTGCTCTCTGGGGGCTCTTTGATAAATCATGGAAGTGGCGATTTGTGCTGCTGGCTATTCTTGTGGGCAGTCTAATTATGGCTTTAGGCAACGGTACAGTTGTTGCGCCATGGCTCATTAGTCACTTGCCTTACCTCAATATATTTCGCTATCCGGTGAAGCTTCTCTATTTCCCTGTTTGGTGTCTGGCAATATTTGCTGCTTGTGGATTTAGAATGGCAATCGAAAAGCGGGTTTCCAAAATTGCGCAGGCTTTGTCTATTGCACTTTGGTCACTTTTAGGAATTGCCGGTTTGACGTTGCTTGCCTGGAAGAATTTGGCTGTCATTGCCGGCAACTGGGCGTTTTTCGTTAAGCGAGGAGTGCATGTTGATTTGCTGACGCCGGCATTTTACCTTCTTGGTCGTGCCGGCGTTATTGCTGCCGGCATTGGTCTGGCAATTGTTCTTGTGACTTGGCTTTATAGTCGAGATAAACTCACTAGCAGAAATTTCATCGTCATCACTTTGTCTTCTCTTGTGGCGAGCCTTGTTGTTCATGCTTTTGTCTATTCGCGGCATGATGCACCTCCGGATTTCTTTTATCGGGATAGCCATGTTGCTGATGTGATACGAGAGACAATGCAAAAGAATTCGCAGAGTTTTATTGGTAGACGTGTGTTGCCTTTGTATTCTGATCCACTAGCGCGACCTGATGATCCGGGTTCGGAATTTAATGCCGGCAGAGGAACCAACAGGCAAAGAACGTATAGTTTTTATCAGTTTGGGCGGCAAATGCTTTTGCCCAATACAAATATCGACGCGGCAATTCCATCTTCGTTCGGATATGAGGCAGCAGAAACGCTCGATTATAGAAGGCTTTTCATAGGCGCTTTAAGGAAGTGCAGGGCTAGTTTTAACAAGCTGATGCCGCCGCCTGATTTGAGTAAGAGGACGGATGTGCCTCTCTATAGATTCTGCCAAATAACTTCAACTGAGTTTGTTTGTACGCAAATGATTCGCACTTATAAAGGCAAGAAGCTGGAAATTCCGCTGTTGGACGGGCGCTTTTTCTCCCTTGTCCACTCTGATGAAAAATGGAATTTACGTGTTTACAAAGTAGATAGGCCGTTGCCAAACGTACACTTCACCTACAAATGGTACGTCGTACCGACGCAAAAGTTAGCGCTGGGGCTTATCGCCAACGCCCATGTGTCCGGCTACAACCCCTGGGTGTCCACTCTCATTGATCAACAGCCGGGTGTTATGTGTCCCCTGCCAATGCCCGACTTTATGGTGGGTGATCTGAAGAAGAATTTGCTTGTAAATGTTTTTGAAAATTCTGCCGGCAAATTGAAACTTTCCATCGCCACACCAATTCCAGGCATGCTTCTAATTTCCAATCACTACTATCCTGGCTGGAAATGTCTGATTGACGGCAAGCCGGCAGTAATTCATAGAGCAAATGGTGTACTTATGGCTGTCCATGTTACTGGCGGATTGCACACTGTCGAGTTGAGATACGATCCCGATAGCCTGAGCGATGGTATTAAGATGGCAATCGTGGCACTAATTGTTCTTTTGCTGCTTTTGCGCTTTTCGCTTCGTCGGGTCTAG
- the nuoN gene encoding NADH-quinone oxidoreductase subunit NuoN, with the protein MNSIQDYLTATTMLLPATFLLVAIIFSSLWNLFFPEAKNWTPRICLLVLIASAISFWSQFPVAPTYLFGSLYTVDNLSVATGFIATIIGAIIVMMSMGYEKHFGRNQGEYYVLIVTAVLAVCLLGGATDIVMLFVGLETLSLCCVLLSGVMKQDRKSNEAALKYLLSTAATTATLLYGFSFIYGLTGSTNYYELHLKLAALTQTPSLLVMLGLMFVLSGIGFKLAAVPFHMWAPDVYEGAPTPVTAFLAIGSKLGGFVVAIRLLVLVFGSAYLDWSLIVGTLAILSMIAGNLIALAQTSFKRMLAYSSIAHVGYILLGLIADPKDGLPAVMFYLIVYGFMNLGAFAGAIIFENETGSDNINDFAGLIRKRPVLATGLAICLVNLAGLPIPPAGFFAKVFVFWSAVNLQTTLGWALVATALVTSVPAIYYYTRVVIKMVVREPSEKVLAMPDKEVAMPGNNWVYAAMILCLIGITFGSFKVDSVMDISRAAVNTMAAPPTLGSLPSHTN; encoded by the coding sequence ATGAACAGTATTCAGGACTATTTAACAGCGACGACGATGTTACTACCAGCCACCTTTTTGCTTGTGGCTATTATCTTCTCTTCTCTTTGGAACTTGTTTTTTCCGGAAGCGAAAAACTGGACCCCAAGGATTTGTTTGTTGGTCTTGATAGCGTCCGCTATAAGTTTTTGGTCCCAATTCCCGGTTGCACCGACTTATTTGTTCGGTAGCCTTTATACCGTCGATAACTTATCGGTGGCGACAGGATTTATCGCAACCATCATTGGCGCCATTATCGTCATGATGTCCATGGGTTATGAAAAGCACTTTGGTCGCAACCAAGGCGAGTATTACGTGCTTATCGTCACGGCTGTTTTGGCAGTTTGCCTATTGGGTGGTGCGACTGACATCGTTATGCTCTTCGTTGGACTAGAAACACTTAGCTTGTGCTGTGTACTTCTGTCCGGTGTAATGAAGCAAGATCGCAAAAGCAACGAAGCTGCACTTAAATATCTTTTGTCCACAGCAGCAACTACGGCAACATTGCTGTATGGCTTCTCTTTCATCTATGGCTTGACCGGTTCGACCAACTACTACGAATTGCATTTGAAACTGGCTGCATTGACACAGACACCATCGCTGCTCGTCATGCTTGGTTTGATGTTTGTTTTGAGCGGAATTGGCTTCAAGCTGGCTGCCGTGCCATTCCATATGTGGGCGCCTGATGTGTACGAAGGTGCACCAACACCAGTGACAGCTTTCTTGGCTATTGGTTCTAAGCTTGGTGGATTTGTTGTGGCAATAAGACTGCTTGTTTTAGTGTTCGGCAGCGCTTACTTAGATTGGAGTCTAATTGTCGGCACGCTGGCAATTCTTTCAATGATTGCCGGCAATTTAATTGCTTTGGCGCAGACCTCGTTTAAGAGAATGCTTGCTTATTCATCAATTGCTCACGTCGGTTATATCTTGCTTGGCTTAATTGCTGATCCAAAAGATGGACTGCCGGCAGTAATGTTCTACTTGATCGTCTATGGCTTTATGAACCTGGGTGCATTTGCCGGCGCAATCATATTTGAAAATGAAACAGGCTCGGACAATATCAACGACTTTGCCGGACTTATCCGCAAGCGTCCGGTGTTGGCTACTGGCTTGGCTATCTGTTTGGTCAATTTGGCAGGATTGCCAATTCCTCCGGCAGGTTTCTTTGCCAAAGTGTTTGTCTTCTGGTCAGCAGTCAATTTGCAAACCACACTTGGTTGGGCGCTTGTAGCAACAGCTCTTGTGACTTCCGTACCGGCCATCTACTACTACACACGTGTGGTAATTAAGATGGTTGTTCGCGAGCCCTCAGAAAAAGTCTTGGCAATGCCAGACAAGGAAGTTGCTATGCCCGGTAACAACTGGGTTTATGCAGCAATGATTCTTTGCTTGATTGGCATTACATTCGGCAGCTTTAAAGTTGATTCGGTAATGGACATTTCGCGCGCTGCAGTAAATACAATGGCTGCGCCGCCGACATTGGGTTCTCTCCCGAGCCATACCAATTGA
- a CDS encoding PIN domain-containing protein, giving the protein MSLYLLDTCTLSDFFAGNGNTKQKLGAMSPSSVALSTVTIMEILYGFELNLAIAKKFSTAFGSLCASVQILPFDQAAAEAASVVRAKLKVQGTPIGSFDLLIAATALASNSILVTSNTREFKRVDKLKIENWR; this is encoded by the coding sequence GTGAGTCTCTATCTTTTGGATACTTGTACTCTTAGTGATTTTTTTGCCGGTAATGGCAATACCAAGCAGAAGTTAGGCGCTATGTCTCCCTCCAGTGTGGCACTTTCAACTGTCACTATTATGGAAATTCTTTATGGTTTTGAGCTTAATCTTGCAATAGCAAAAAAGTTTTCGACTGCATTTGGAAGCCTTTGTGCATCCGTTCAAATTTTGCCATTTGACCAGGCAGCAGCGGAAGCGGCTTCTGTTGTTCGGGCAAAGCTCAAAGTTCAAGGAACTCCGATTGGTTCATTCGATCTTTTGATCGCAGCCACTGCTTTAGCAAGCAATTCTATTCTCGTTACATCCAACACTCGTGAATTTAAGCGGGTAGATAAACTCAAGATTGAGAACTGGCGATGA
- a CDS encoding LptF/LptG family permease yields MTFGVKMLDRYIANEFWQPLLFGIGIVTGVWFGAEQLRTIFNLIMKSGVPITMAFEILGLHMPAVIVMTIPIGVLLGTLLVFNRLSGDSEIIALRTSGVSFYRIMVAPLLFGLITSAASFFISELVVPAANQTSKKLEFLALYKSELPKGQANFTYMERGKDLNLDRVFYVGYSNGKEIYNVIVLDFTRDKLVQIIAASSGLWNNGEWLLNKGRTYVLGGTSDITRIMRFDQLTLPGVQNVQKAMDTGKVAPKDMNLWELGRYIDMLKQSNAVSNDILVHYYQKFSNPLACLIVALAGAPLGLLARRSRNNIGFIYSAAIVFIYYVLQSTSGAMGEAGRIDPLLAAWLPNIVIGTLGAVILYFKAK; encoded by the coding sequence ATGACCTTCGGCGTCAAGATGCTAGATCGCTACATTGCCAATGAATTTTGGCAACCATTATTGTTTGGTATCGGCATCGTAACAGGTGTCTGGTTCGGTGCTGAACAGCTCCGCACAATCTTCAATTTGATCATGAAGTCCGGCGTGCCAATCACAATGGCATTCGAGATCTTAGGCTTGCACATGCCTGCAGTTATCGTCATGACCATCCCAATTGGTGTGTTGTTGGGAACATTGCTTGTCTTCAACCGCTTATCAGGCGATTCAGAAATTATTGCCTTGCGCACATCAGGTGTTAGCTTCTACCGAATAATGGTCGCTCCACTTTTGTTTGGATTGATAACAAGCGCTGCCAGCTTCTTCATCAGTGAATTAGTTGTACCGGCTGCCAACCAAACATCCAAGAAGTTGGAATTTTTAGCACTCTATAAGAGTGAATTGCCAAAAGGACAAGCCAACTTTACCTACATGGAACGCGGTAAAGATCTCAACCTTGATCGTGTTTTCTATGTGGGCTATTCAAACGGCAAAGAAATCTACAACGTCATCGTTCTTGATTTCACTAGAGACAAGCTAGTGCAGATTATTGCTGCATCATCCGGTCTCTGGAATAACGGTGAGTGGCTCTTGAATAAAGGACGGACTTACGTTTTAGGTGGCACGAGTGATATCACTCGCATCATGCGCTTTGACCAATTAACATTGCCTGGCGTTCAAAACGTACAAAAGGCCATGGATACCGGCAAAGTTGCGCCTAAGGATATGAATTTGTGGGAGCTTGGCCGTTACATCGACATGCTCAAGCAGTCCAATGCCGTGAGCAACGACATTTTGGTGCACTACTACCAGAAATTCTCCAATCCGTTAGCCTGTTTAATCGTAGCTCTAGCCGGTGCGCCACTTGGTCTTTTGGCTCGCCGTTCACGCAACAACATTGGTTTCATCTATTCAGCCGCAATTGTGTTTATTTATTACGTGCTGCAGTCGACATCCGGTGCCATGGGTGAAGCGGGTCGTATCGATCCTCTACTTGCCGCCTGGTTGCCTAATATCGTCATCGGCACTTTAGGCGCGGTCATCCTATATTTCAAAGCCAAATAA
- the carA gene encoding glutamine-hydrolyzing carbamoyl-phosphate synthase small subunit, protein MSQSKNEPSSKPCLLALEDGTTHLGKSFGASGTTVGELVFNTSLTGYQEIMTDPSYAGQVVTLTYPEIGNYGCNDSDVESHKIFARALVVRHLSRRHSSWRAESSLSSFLENQSIMGIEGIDTRAVTRHIREKGAMRCALSTEVLQEDKLVEIARTSPEMTGADFTSEVTTKKQYKLGNQGIKVAVMDFGIKRNILNSLVNQNMALTVYPADTLADEILKDKPEAIFLSNGPGDPAACSGVLAELPKLIDSGLPIFGICLGHQLLAIAMGAKTFKLKFGHRGGNQPVKDLTTGKVEITSQNHGFAVDSQSLPKDLELTHVNLNDNSVEGFKHRTKPIFCVQYHPEASPGPHDSHYLFERFAQLIQKTGR, encoded by the coding sequence ATGTCCCAATCAAAAAACGAACCATCCTCCAAACCTTGTCTCTTGGCATTGGAGGACGGCACTACTCACCTGGGCAAATCCTTCGGGGCATCCGGCACAACAGTCGGCGAGCTGGTTTTCAACACAAGCCTCACTGGCTATCAGGAGATAATGACCGACCCTAGCTACGCTGGGCAAGTGGTAACTCTCACATATCCCGAAATAGGCAATTACGGCTGCAACGACAGCGATGTCGAGTCCCACAAGATTTTCGCAAGAGCGCTTGTGGTCAGGCATTTGAGCCGCAGGCATTCTTCTTGGCGAGCCGAGTCATCGCTCTCCTCGTTCCTGGAAAATCAGAGTATTATGGGAATAGAGGGAATCGACACGCGTGCAGTCACGCGTCATATCAGGGAAAAGGGAGCGATGCGATGCGCGCTCTCTACTGAGGTCCTCCAAGAAGACAAGCTAGTTGAAATAGCCCGCACGTCACCCGAAATGACAGGGGCTGATTTCACTTCCGAGGTAACGACGAAAAAGCAATACAAATTAGGAAACCAGGGTATCAAGGTAGCAGTTATGGACTTCGGCATTAAGCGCAATATTCTCAATAGCCTTGTAAATCAGAACATGGCGCTGACCGTATATCCAGCCGACACCCTCGCTGACGAGATTTTAAAGGACAAGCCCGAGGCTATCTTCCTATCTAATGGACCAGGCGACCCCGCTGCCTGCTCAGGGGTTTTGGCTGAATTGCCCAAGTTAATCGACTCGGGATTGCCTATTTTCGGCATCTGCCTGGGTCACCAGCTCTTAGCAATAGCCATGGGTGCCAAAACATTTAAACTTAAATTCGGGCACCGAGGCGGGAACCAACCCGTCAAAGATCTCACCACTGGGAAAGTAGAAATTACCAGTCAAAACCATGGCTTTGCTGTTGACAGCCAAAGCCTACCTAAAGACCTCGAATTGACTCACGTCAATTTAAATGACAACTCTGTGGAGGGTTTCAAACACCGTACAAAACCAATCTTTTGTGTTCAGTACCATCCAGAGGCAAGCCCAGGACCTCATGACTCACATTACTTGTTCGAGAGGTTTGCCCAATTAATTCAGAAAACAGGACGGTGA
- a CDS encoding HAD family hydrolase yields MYKLIIFDFDGTLVDSAPGIVDVMHQVVDEYLLSKQILEKWEPLVGIPLMAQMEVIFPDKGIDYHETVANRYRAIYDTKAIEICPLFPNLLQILKKLQDSKIDLAIVSSKRRNLVELVLDHHDLGKYFRVVMGQQDVQNHKPHPEPVHSTLKKLNHIHKHSVVIGDSTYDLDMARNAGVDAIGVTTGIHTREILQGSKPAHIVDALDDILPLILKNGNGNGNGNGKNGNGNGNGNGHNGRH; encoded by the coding sequence TTGTATAAACTCATAATTTTTGACTTTGACGGAACTCTGGTTGACTCGGCTCCAGGCATAGTCGACGTAATGCATCAAGTAGTAGATGAATACCTTTTGTCAAAGCAGATCCTGGAGAAATGGGAACCATTAGTGGGAATTCCATTGATGGCTCAAATGGAAGTGATATTTCCAGACAAAGGTATCGATTATCACGAAACCGTGGCTAATCGCTACAGAGCAATTTACGACACTAAAGCAATCGAGATTTGCCCGTTGTTTCCCAACTTGCTGCAAATCTTGAAAAAATTGCAGGATAGCAAAATTGACTTGGCTATTGTGTCGTCAAAACGCCGCAATCTCGTAGAGCTAGTTTTAGACCACCACGATCTAGGCAAATACTTCCGTGTGGTTATGGGACAACAGGATGTGCAAAATCACAAGCCACATCCAGAACCCGTGCACAGCACACTGAAGAAACTCAATCACATTCACAAACATTCAGTGGTTATCGGTGACAGCACCTATGACTTAGACATGGCACGCAATGCCGGTGTCGATGCCATTGGTGTAACAACCGGTATTCACACGCGTGAAATTCTGCAAGGCTCCAAGCCGGCGCACATCGTGGATGCGCTCGACGACATATTGCCGCTCATTCTCAAGAACGGAAATGGCAATGGAAATGGGAATGGCAAAAACGGCAATGGAAATGGTAACGGCAACGGACACAACGGCAGGCATTAA